Part of the Bacillota bacterium genome, AGACGAAAATTGGAACTTCGGTCCTCAATTTTCCTCATGGAATCTCCCCTCAAATTTAAAATCCTGTTGCCTTAGGCCACGGTATTAATCGGCACCACTTGTCTTAACTCGGTATCTTTGTTCAGCCGACACGAAACGATTTTGGTATTAACACTATATAGCCGCCGTAGGTTCTCCTCGGTTAATACCTGAGAAGGCTGACCTACAGCTAAGAAATTGGCTTCTTTCATCAGAGCTACCTGCGTGGGAATGCCGCTGTTTTCAAAATAGAAGCTGTGGTTGGGAAAATGAGTGGCCATAAGTACTGACAGCCCGGTTTCACGTACCAGCTTTACCACTATTTCCATAATGGTAAGTTCGTGTTTGTAATCCAGGTGGGCTGTGGGCTCATCCATCACCATCAGCGGTGTTTTCTGCGTCAGCGCCCGGGCAATCATTACCAGTTGCACTTCGCCGCCGCTAAGCTCGGTGTAGCGTCGCTGTTTCAGTCCTTCGATCCCCACCGACTGCAACGCTTGTTGGGCCACCTCTACGTCCTCGCCGGTGGGGGAATCGAAAAGCCCAATATAGGCAGCCCGCCCCATGAGGACCATATCCAGAACTGTGTAGGGAAAGGCTTTTTCATGGTGCTGCGGCACATAGGCCACCTGCTGCGCTACCTGCTCTCGGGCCAGATTTCGGATATCGGTACCGTTTAATACTATTTCTCCTTGATACGGCCTCTGTAAACCCAGTACACAATCCAGCAGCGTGGTCTTGCCACAGCCGTTGGGGCCCAACAAACAAAACACTTCCCCTGGCCCAATGGCAAAGCTGATGTCTCTAAATATATCCGGTTGTTGATACTTAAAAGAAATGCTGTTAGCCTCCACCAGTGCCACCGTCACCAGCCACCCCCTTTGGTTTTCTTGAGTAAATAGACAAAAAAGGGGCCGCCCACCAGGGCGGTTAAGATGCCCAGAGGAATTTCTGAACCGGTAAGAACCCGCCCCAAATCGTCCACCAACACCAAAAACCCGGCACCTAAAGAAAAGCTGGCCGGGATTAGTACCCGGTTGTCGTTGCCTACCAGCATGCGGGCGATATGGGGTATCACCAACCCCACCCAGCCGATGATACCGCTTACGCAAACGGCACCGGCGGTGGCCAAAGTGGCACCGGCAATCACTATTCCCTTACTTACTGTGGTGTTAATTCCCAGAGCTTGGGCTTCTTTATCCCCCATGGACAGCACATTGATGCGCCACCTTACCGCCAACAGAGCGGCTATACCAGTTAACATAGGAATCCCGGCAATCATGAGGTCCCGGTAACGGGCCGTAGCCAGACTTCCCATGAGCCAAAAGACAATGGCCGGCAGTTGGTTGGTGGGATCGGCCACGTATTTGGCCATGGAAATCAAGGCCGAAAATACCGATGACACAATCACTCCGCCCAGAACCAGCATAATAGTGGGGGTGGTGCGGTAAATCCTGCCCACTAAGTAGCTGAGCATAACCGCCAAAGCCCCGAAGGCAAAGGCAAACAGATATACCGGTGCTGTGGTGTTAAATAATAGTATCGCTAGCGCGGCCCCGAACCCAGCACCGGAACTTACCCCTAAAATGCCGGCGCTAACCAAAGGATTGCGAAACAATCCCTGAAAAGCAGCGCCGCTGACAGCTAGGCTCCCGCCCACCATGGCTCCCAATAAAACTCGGGGCAACCGGATATCCCAAACGACTGCTTGTACCGTATCCGGTAGAAAGCAGTCGTTGCCCATCAGCTTGCATCGTAGCACGTGGGCTGCTTCGGCCGGCAATACCGGGTAGCGGCCGATGAACAGTGAAAACAAGATGATGGCTAACGGCAGAATAATAAGTGTAAGAATAATAACAGGCTTGGCAGTTGATTTCATCATCAATATTCCTTCTTGGGCAGCCACTTACTGTGCCCGGTATTTTTTATAGCTGCGGTATCCAATCCAGCACAGTGCCGCCAGTGTTATTACCAAGGGTACAGCGGTGCTGTTCTTGTTGGCTTTTTCCGCAGCGGACTCAGTATCGGCTTCGGTATCAGCCGGCTCGGCCGTATCTGCTTCACCTGTAGCCGGAGCTTCTTCCGTGGGGGGTTCTGGTTCCGCCGCTGGTTGCTCCATCGGGGTTTCGTCCGCTACCGGCTCGGAACTTACTGGCATGTCGCCTGGGTCGCGGCCCGAAGTCTCGCCGGCAGGAGCAGCAGGTGCTGTTGCAGTGGCAGGGGCTGCACCTGCCGTGGTGAAAGTAACCGTTGCCTCTGTGCCTAAAGTAGTACCGTTCTTAGCTCGCAAAGCAGGTGCCACTTTTACAGTGTAGGCCGTACCGGCAGCCAGCTCTTGCTGCGGCTTTAACACTATATCTCTACGTTTTTCTGGCTCCATCTGATCGTCGGCCATGATCACTTCCAGCGGGACAGCGGTACCGTCCTCAGCATAAAGGGCAAAGCACTGTTTGTTATCGTCACACACAGTCATGTGGACCACATTTTTGTTAAAGGAAAGTTTGATTTCCCCCGTAAGGTGGACGTCTTGCTCACCATGAGCTGGGCTGGATTGAACCAGACTCAGCGGGTTACCCTTGCCCCCGCCGGAGCCGTCGCCACTGCCGGTGCTGGCCTTAGCCAAGGGAGCTGCCGCAACGTTAAGGAGCAGCAGTAGGCAAAATCCCAAGGCTACTATTTTCTTGTTGGGGAACTTGAACCTGGAATTCATCTTCTATCACCCATTTGAGCTGTTTTGGAAAACCCAAGCCAATCGCGGGCGGGCACAGAGACCATCCTTCGGATGCAGGCCGCCCCTACGCGAAGGCCTGTTCCCCCATGTTGTTAAGGCACAAGGTTGCGAGGCCCAATCCTCAAAGCGTAGCTTAGCCCTCATTCAAAGGAGCGAGGCGAACGAGGGAAAACCGCCGATGCATGTTTGAGCCCCGAAGGGGCGAGTTCAGAGGCGGCCCGAGTGAGCTGAGCTCGTTCGTTCTAAGGGGCGCCGCGTAGCGTGAGGATGGGCCCGTAACGGCTACTTGTTGCGTAATTGCAACGCCCGGTACACTATAACCGCTGCTTCTGCTTTGGTTGCATTGGCTTTGGGCAAGAAGGTATTGTCGGGAAGCCCTTGGAGAATATCGTTAGCGCTGGCCAGTTGTACTGATTCCTGGGCCCAGTCGGCAATCTCATCGGCATCGGCAAATTCCTTCCCTTCCACCGGACCCTCCAGCTTCGCGGCCCTAACGATCATCGCTGCTATCTGCTCCCGGGTAATGAGGTCTTCGGGACCGAAGTTCCCGTTATCATAACCTTCGACTATGCCCCGGCCGGCAGCAACAGCAACATAATCCTTGGCCCAATGGTCGGCTGTATCTGGAAACTCCTTAATTTCAGCGTTCTTCCACTGATAGCCCTTCACCAACATAGCCGCAAATTCAGCTCTGGTCACATCTTCTTGAGGCTTGAAGTTGCCTTCTTCATCTATGATTAGCACGTCGTCGGCAGCCAATTGTTTTATTATGTCTTGAGCCCAGTGAACCTCTATATCGTTAATAGTTATGTCAACTTTAGGTTCAGAAGCTTCGGGCTCTTCTTCCTTATTTTTTACGCCGGCTGTCTGAGGCTCGAAGCCTTCCACTGCAGTGCCGTCGGCAGCTTTTACCCATAGCTCTTCGTTCTCGCCCTGAACATACTCTACTGTTACTTCTTGATCGGCCTCCACCTTTTGCTCTAAGACCAGCTTAATCTTTTCCGGGGTATTGGTCTCTTCTACCGCTGTTACTTTTACTTCAGCCTCGTCAATTGTGACTTTAAACTGTTCTTCGGCTCCTTCAGCCGGTTCCGCCATTTCCTTGTCGAATGTCAGACTCACATCACCTTTGTTTGTTACTTCCACTATGTTAAGAACCGGTGCCGCTTCAGCAGCCAAAGCAAACGAAGCATTAAGTAGCAGTGCCAATACGACAAGAACTGATACCGCCGTTAATCCACTCTCTTTTCTGATCATGAATCTCATCCTTTCCTTATTGTTGTTTTTTACAAATTGATTCCCTTAGTAAGTCCGCCCCAGATTTCATGAGCGGCAATCTCCTGGGGTGTTCCCTCTGCCCGGATCCTCCCCTGATCCAAGACCACAGCTCGGCTGGCCAGAGCCAACACTTCCTGGAAATCATGGGTTACCAACACAGCTGTAGTCCCGGTACCGGTGAGCACGGACTTAAATTCACTTACCAGCGACGTTCGTGAGATAACATCGATGGAAGCAAACGGCTCGTCCAAAAGAAGCACCTTCGGCTCCAAGGCAAAAGCCCGGGCCAAACTCACCCGCTGCGCTTCGCCACCGGACAAGGTCAGGGCATTTTGATTGGCCAAGTGATCCACACCAAAGCGCTTCAGCCAGGCAAGGGCTTTTTCTTCGGCCCCTGGTTTCTGGCCCCGCAGCTTCAAGCCTAAGGCGGCGTTCTCCAGTACAGTGCTGTCTAACAGCAAAGGGTCTTGAAATACCACCGCCAGCTGGCGGCGTACCGCCAAAGCATTTCTCTTGGTGACTTTCTCCGTGGCAAAAAACAGTTCCCCCCGATCCGGCGGTGCCAAACAGGCCAAAATTGTAAGCAACGTGCTCTTACCGGCACCGTTGGGACCAATGAGCGCCACCACTTCTTGGGGCTGGATAGCAAAATCGTCCACCTGCAGACTGAAGCGGCGGCCGCGTCTTACCACAATGTTCTTTACTTTAAGTACCGGGGTCAAGCCTGCCGCCTCCTCTGCTGCAACACTGTGAGAAGGTAAGTAATGCTGTAGGAAATCAGAAGTAGTACAAAGCTTAGGGCCAGAGCCAGGGAAAAATTTCCTTTATTTACTTCCAGTACGATGGAGGTGGTGAGCACCCGGCTGTACCACCGCACATTGCCCCCGACCGCCATGGAGGCTCCCACTTCGGCGATCACCCGGCCAAAACCGGCCATGACTGCGGCCAACACACCCAGCCGTACTTCGCGCAGAATCAACCACCAAAACTGCAGCGGCGAGGCCCCCAGAGCCAAAATCTGTAACCGCAGCTTAGGCGAGAGCTGTTGAACGGCACTCATGGTAAGTCCGGCCACTAAGGGCAAGGCAATAATGGACTGGGCGATAACCATGGCTGTGGGTGTGTACATAAGGCCGAGAAAGCCAAGCGGTCCTCGGCGCCACAAAAATAAAGCCACCCATAGGCCCACCACTGTAGGCGGCAGACCCATGCCGGCATTCACCGCTCCCACTAGAAATTCCCGGCCCCTGAAGCGGGACACAGCGAAATACAAACCCAGAGGCACGCCCAACACTAAACTCACCAGCGTAGCTGTGCCCGACACCTTTAGGGTAAGCAGGGCAATGGAAAGCACTTCTTTGTCGCCTCTCATCAGCAATTGAAAAGCCTGGACAAAGCCTTGTACAATAAAATCCATGGTAAAACCACCTAGGTAGCATTTTCTAAAAAAGCAAAACACAGGCCAAGGGACAGGGCTTATGATCGTCCTGTCCCTCTACATCTATGTCTTGGCTATGGACCTTGGCCCGCTATTACCACTTGTCCGGCTTGCCGGCATCGGGGAAGAACAGCGGCGAACCGAACTTATCCACCCCAAATTCACCGATAATGGCCTGGGTTTCGTCCGCCACCATGAATTCCACAAAAGCCTTGGCGCCGTCGGCATTGATCTTATCGAACTTCTCTGGGTTAACCTGCATCACGTGATAAACATTAAGTAAGGCATCGTCGCCTTCAAACAGGATCTCCAAATCTAAGGTGTCTTTCAGGGCCAAGTACGTACCCCGGTCAGTAAGGGCATAGGCACCTTTTTCCGAAGCGATCTTTAAAGTATCGGCCATGCCGCTCCCGGCCTCAATATACCAATCACCTGCCGGCTCTATTTCCAAGCCCTTCCAGATACCCTTTTCCATCTTATGGGTACCGGAATCATCGCCGCGGGAAACAAATCCGGCCTCACTGTCAACTAAAGCTTCAAACGCATCGCCAACAGCTTCCAGATCTTTCAATGCTGCTGGGTCGTCTGCCGGACCCACAATGATGAAATCGTTGTGCATAACCAACTGGCGGTTGATGACATCGCCGGCGGCTTCTTTTTCTTTTTCTGCTGCCGGTGCGTGCACCAACAGAACATCGGCTTCACCCAGGCTGGCCATCTCCAGAGCTTTACCGGTACCCACGGCTACTGTCTTGACCAAATAGCCGGTTTGTTCTTCAAAGATAGGGATCAACTCGTCCAGCAGTCCGCTGTCTTGGGTGCTGGTGGTGGTGGATAAAATAAGATCCTTCACAGCCGGTTCCGGTGGGCCTTCCTGGGCCGGCTCCGGCTCGGCCTTAGGTCCGCAAGCAGTCAAAGTGATAGCCATTAACGCTGTTAGTAATAAAGCTAAAAACCTTTTCCCTCTCAAGTTTTTCCTCTCCTCGATTCAAATTACCCCTGCTCGCACCTCCTTCTCGCCATCTGCCTCCAGCTCCGGGGCTAAAAAGCTGGGGCCTACATCTTCTTTCCACAATGGGAGGCTAAGCCGTTTCCAACTTAACCCTATCGCCCTGACACCGTAGCTTCGCTTTAGGTTGGCAGGGTCGAAGATTGTGTGCGCCGGCGGGCATAATGCCCTACCGGCTGCACAGGTTGGCAGCCAGTTATTATTCTATTGCGGTGCTAATCCGCACTCAGCACCGCGTCCAGTCAGGATCTCCAGTGCATGAGGTAGCGCCGGTAGAATAACAGCTAAGTTTTCGTCCACCGCTCGCGGGCTACCGGGAAGATTAATGATAAGGGTTTGTCCGCGCACCCCGGCTACAGCCCGCGACAGCAGGGCGTGCGGCGTTTTCTCAAACCCTTGGGCTCGCATGGCTTCGGTAAAACCCGGTACCAACCGGTCCACCACAGCTAAGGTGGCTTCCGGTGTTACGTCCCGGGGCGATAAGCCGGTTCCACCGGTGGTGAAAACTATATCTACGGCACACTCGTCGGCCAAGCGTACCAGTTCACAGCTAATAGTATTTTGATCATCGGGCACCACTGTATAAGAAACCACTGGGCCCAACGAAGCAGTCAGGGACCGAATAACCTGGGCGCTCTTATCTTTTCGCTCGCCGCGGGCACCTTTGTCGCTGGCGGTTACAATAGCTAAGCGGTAACCCGGTTCCACCACAATGGCATCACCGCGTTTGACTTTACCGCCCAGGAGCACCCGGGTAAAAATACCTTCCCGCGGCATAATGCAGTCTCCTACTTGCTGGTAGATCGCACAACCATGGTGGCACTTTTTCCCGATTTGGGTCACTTCCAGCAGGGCTTCGTCCCCGACTCGCAGCCTGGTACCGATAGGTAACGTCGGTAGATCCAAACCCTCGGTGGTCAGATTCTCACCGAAATCGCCTGGGACCAGCTTCAGTCCCTTGGCAATCATTTTGTCTACGCTTTCTTGAGCCAGCAGGCTCACCTGGCGATGCCAAGGACCGGCGTGGGCATCACCTTTAAGACCATGCCCGGCCATTAAAACACCTTCGTCTTGTTCTTTCTTGGCCACGCCTTTGTCCGAACTGAGGCAAACGGCTCTAACATATCCCCTTACCTCTGCCACGGTTGTTCCCCCTCACGTACAAAACTGCCGCTCTTGCCGCCTGATTTGTGCACCAGACGAATATTGTCGATGACCATATCTTTGTCCACTGCTTTACACATATCGTAAATGGTAAGGGCTGCCACACTGACGGCTGTGAGGGCTTCCATCTCAGCTCCGGTCTGGCCGCTGAGGCTCACCTGGGCTTCAATCTCCACTCGGCTCTGCTCGCCATTCAGTCGTAGCCGCACCTCCACCGACCCCAGATTAAGGGGATGACACAAGGGAATAAGGTAGGGCGTATTCTTGGCGGCCATAATGCCGGCAATGCGCGCTGAAGCCAGGACATCTCCTTTAGGAACCCGGCCGGAAGAAATGAGCTTCATGGTTTCCGGGTTCATCTTTACCAAGCCGCGAGCTACGGCCACCCGTTTCGTAGCCAATTTATGACCAACATCTACCATATATGCTTCACCCTGTTGATTCAGATGGGAAAGCTCCATCAAGGCTAGCCCCCTATTTGGCACATAATGCGCTCATGTTCTTCGTACTGCTCCAATTGGTGCTGGGACGGCTTCAGAGCCACGGCCCGCGCGAACAGCGCCTGTAGTTGTTCTTCGCCGGCACCGCAGCGCAGTGCCTCTTTAACATCTACTTCTTGATCTGAAGCTAAGCAGGGTTTGAGTTTTCCGTCGGCGGTCAGGCGCAGCCGGTTGCAGCGCTGGCAAAAACCATGGGATAGGGCTCCGATAAATCCTACTGTACCCAACCCGGCGCTGTAGCGGAACGCCTGCGCCGGTCCGGCGCCCACCACTGTGGTGGGAACAAGCCGCCCTGCCGCCTCCACCTTGGCTTTAACCTCAGCTAAGGGAAGTGCATGCCGCTGAGCCCAGTTCACATCGGCGCCCAAAGGCATAACCTCGATAAACCGCACATGGAGCGGATATTTTAACGTCAGTGCCGCTATGTCGGCAATTTCATCTTCGTTTATCCCTTTCAAGGCCACGGTATTGATTTTCACCGGGTTTAGCCCGGCGGCCAGCGCCGCCTTTATGCCTTTGATAGCGGCCTCCAAGCTGTCACATCTGGTGATAGCGGCAAACCGCTCCGGGCGCAGCGTATCTAAACTGATATTGACCCGGTCCAGCCCGGCAGCTTTAAGCTCCGTAGCTGACGGCGCCAGCAAGGTGCCGTTGGTGGTAAGAGATAATTCTTCAATACCGGGGATTGATTTAAGTTCACGTACTAGGTTGGCTAAACCGGTTCGTACCAGGGGCTCGCCGCCGGTAAGCCGCAGGCGGCGCATACCCAGGTTAGCACCCACCGTAACCAGACGCACGATTTCCTCATAGGAGAGGATCTCCCCGTGGGGCTTATAGGGTACCCCTTCTGCCGGCATGCAATAGACGCAGCGCAAATTGCAGCGGTCGGTTACCGAAATGCGCAAATAGTCGATAGTGCGACCTAAATTGTCGTGCACGGCTCTCCCCCTCTCCCTTGGAATCCAAGCTATGACTCCCACATCAGCTTCCCGCAATCGCTTAGATCGTAGCCACCTAAGGCTTCCACCTGGTCCTTAAACTCCCGGCTTTGAATCACGGCCAAAATGGCCTTAACCCCTGGGTGCTCCAGGAAGTCAGTCATAAGGGCCAGATCGTATCGTTCGGCCCGCCAGGAGATAAAATCCAGGTCCAACGCTCTGGCTGCTGACAGTACACCAAGGCCTACATCGGCAGCACCGCTTTTTACCGCTGCCGCCACTGAGGTGTGGGTATACTCTTCCCGGCTGTAACCTTTGATGCCAGCAGGATCGATGCCCTCTTCCTTTAGCGCCCAATCCAACAGCACCCTGGTACCAGCCCCCCGCTGACGATTGATGAATGTCACCTCCGGCCGGGTTAGATCTGCCAGTTTGTTTATGCCTTTAGGGTTGCCCGGCAACACCATAAGACCCTGCTGGCGGTAAGCCAAATTGATCAGGCACACTTTTTGTCCGGCCAGGTAGCGCTTGAGATACGAAATGTTGTACTGGCCGGTGTCCGGATCAAGGAGATGAGTACCGCAAAGATGGCATTCACCCCGGCGCAAGGCCAGCAGGCCTCCCAAGCTGCCCACGTGAGCCGAGGACAGAGTGTGCTTGGGATACTTCTCACGCAGCAAATTAGCAATGATATCTAAGGTAAGATCGTGGCTGCCAATGGCCACCACGGTATTTCTAATCACGCTTTCCGGCTTAAGCAGCCGCACCTGGACCTCGGTTCCACCCTTAATCCCTTCGCTTTGGCGCGGAATCACCACCAGGCCGTCAGCTCGTACCATAGTGGTGGTAAGGGCCGCTCCCCGCGGTAAGGGGGTAGCCACCAGTTGACCGCCTACCGGGCCCAGCTTGACCCGAACAAACTCGTCCATCCCCAACGCTGACGCCACTGTACGAGCCAGACGTGCCGTGACCTGGCGCGGTTCCTCAGGCCCTAATCCCAGCAGACCTTCCAGCAAGGGCTTCAAGTACAGCTCCAGCGCCAGCAGAGCCGACCCTGGATATCCCGGTACGCCCATAGCCGGTTTCCCTTTGACATGGCCCAATATAACCGGTTTTCCCGGACGCGTGGCCACACCATGAACAAATACCTCTCCCAGCTCAGCAATGACCCGGGAACTGAAGTCCTCGGAACCGGCTGAAGATCCGGCCCCCAGGAGGACAATATCTGCTTTCTCGGCCGCCAAGGCGGCTTGGGCCTTGATCCAGTGATAATCATCAGGGGTAATTGGATAAACAACGGCCTGCCCACCCCATTCGCGCACCTGGGCGGCAAACATGGTGGAATTAAACTCAATAATCTCTCCCGGGGCCGGAGTCTCGGTGGGTGGCACCAGTTCGGTGCCGGTGGGAATAATGGCTACCCGGGGTCGTTGATGCACAGTAATCTCGGTCACCCCGCCGGCCAAAATAGCGCCCAGATCCACCGGCCGCAGCCGGTGATTGGCCGGTAGAATCAGCTCTGTTTGTACCATATCTTCGCCCAAAAGGCGTACATGTTCCCACGGGCTCACAGCGGCAATAATCTCCACTTCGCCGGTAGGCAGTTCATGCAAATCTTCCACCATAATCACGGCATTGGTTCCCGGGGGCAAGGGATCGCCGGTATCTACCCAGAAAGCCTCTTCCCCCAGAACTAATCTAATTGGATTCGTTTCGGCGGCACCGAAGGTCTTTTCGGCCACCACCGCCACACCGTCCATGGCCGCAGCATGATAATGGGGCGCCGACAACCGGGCAAATATCGGTTTGGCTGTCACCCTGCCGGCTCCATCCGCTACCGATATGATCTCTTGCGGGCTAAAGTGTCCGGCAAAGAAGCGCAGAAACTTCCCTTGGGCCTCTTCCAGGGGTATGTCTTCCAAGTAGACATTGCGTTTCATAACAGGTAGACCTCCACTTCAGCTCCGGCCAAAAGTCCTTCGTTCTCAGGTGGAATAATTATTGTGCCCTGGGCTTCAACCAAGGTGCTGATCAGCCCTGATTTTCCTAACACCGGTTCCGCTGCCAGCCCATTTTCTTCTTCCAAAAGACGCACCCGTACGTGGTCCTCCCGGCCAGGAGCCGACGCCAGATTACGAGTCAGCCGGGCCCGAAGGCTCGGTTTAGGTACCAGCACCAGCCCCAGCAGCCGCTCTATAGCCGGCCGTACAAATAAGTCAAAAGTGCTGAGCGCTGATACCGGGTGCCCCGGCAGACCAAAAACAGGTTTACCCTGACAAACAGCTATCAGCAGTGGTTTTCCCGGGCGCAGTGCCACCCCGTGTACCAACACGCCTGGCGGCCCCAACTGGGCCAACACTTTGGCAGCCACATCCCGGGCTCCCACTGAACTGCCACCTGATAAAATCACTAAATCAGAGCCCGCCAATCCGTCTATGACCTTATGGTGAACGTCTTCAAATTCATCCCGGGCCAAGCCCAAATATACCGGTTTACCGCCAGCTGCTTGAACAGCCGCCCCTAAAGAGTAGCTGTTGATATCGCGAATCTGACCCGGTGCCGGCACCGCTGCCGGCGGTACAATCTCGTCCCCGGTGGAGATAATCCCCACTTTAGGTGCCTGCCGTACCAACACACGAGTCTTGCCCACAGCGGCTAAGGATCCGATATCGGCCGGCCGCAGAAGATGTCCTGCCGGTATCAATTGGGTTCCCTGCCGGATATCTTCACCCCGGCGAATCACATTCTCCCCCGGAGCTACCGGCTTCACCACCGCCACGGTGCGTTCATCCACAGCTTCGCTATGCTCCACCATAACTACGGCATCGGCTCCCAGAGGCAACATGCCGCCGGTGGCAATCCGTCCAGTCTCACCCACAGCTAGCTTGCTCTCGGTTGCTTGTCCCATGCGAATATCGTCCACTATGTCCAGGAAAGCAGGCAACCCCTCACTGGCGCCGAAAGTATCGGCGGCCCGAACGGCAAACCCGTCCACGGTAGAACGGTCAAAAGGGGGTACGTCTTCGGAAGCAAGCACAGCCTTAGCTAAGATACGGCCTAAGGCACGGGAAAAGTCTACCTCTTCTCCCGGCATAAGTTGCGGTTGCCAGTTAATCATTAGCTGGGCCGCAGCCTCCGAGACTGTGAGCACGTCAAAGAATACATCCAAATTGCTACCGCTCCTTAGAAACAACCTAACTGACAAGCCATGATCTTAATCTTCAAGTCGTTAGCTGCTTGTCCGATTGCTCTTGGTTTGACGCCGAGTTTATCGGCTAGGGCAAAAGCTTGAGCACAAGAGAGCCGTCCTTCTGGGGCCAGCTTCTTTACCTCTTGCTCGATCTGTTCTTTCTTAATTGCATCCACTTTGCCAATCCCTCCTTTAGAATAGAGAAAGGCTGCCCTCATGGCAACCTCGGTCAATTGAGCTCCTTTCCATGAGGGAGGCAGACTAGTTTCCCCATCTACCCTGACGGCCGTAGGCCATGGCTATCTTTAGGCCCATCGGCTCGGAGCATATTATCTTTTCACCATAGCACGCCACTATTTCGACGTGGGCTTAGACGATTCCTGCTTGCAACTCTAGGCCCTCCGCCAAAAATTAGGCAGCAGCAAAGCTATGATAGGGTAGATTTCCAGCCTGCCCAGCAACATGCAGACAGACAGCAG contains:
- a CDS encoding molybdopterin biosynthesis protein, translating into MKRNVYLEDIPLEEAQGKFLRFFAGHFSPQEIISVADGAGRVTAKPIFARLSAPHYHAAAMDGVAVVAEKTFGAAETNPIRLVLGEEAFWVDTGDPLPPGTNAVIMVEDLHELPTGEVEIIAAVSPWEHVRLLGEDMVQTELILPANHRLRPVDLGAILAGGVTEITVHQRPRVAIIPTGTELVPPTETPAPGEIIEFNSTMFAAQVREWGGQAVVYPITPDDYHWIKAQAALAAEKADIVLLGAGSSAGSEDFSSRVIAELGEVFVHGVATRPGKPVILGHVKGKPAMGVPGYPGSALLALELYLKPLLEGLLGLGPEEPRQVTARLARTVASALGMDEFVRVKLGPVGGQLVATPLPRGAALTTTMVRADGLVVIPRQSEGIKGGTEVQVRLLKPESVIRNTVVAIGSHDLTLDIIANLLREKYPKHTLSSAHVGSLGGLLALRRGECHLCGTHLLDPDTGQYNISYLKRYLAGQKVCLINLAYRQQGLMVLPGNPKGINKLADLTRPEVTFINRQRGAGTRVLLDWALKEEGIDPAGIKGYSREEYTHTSVAAAVKSGAADVGLGVLSAARALDLDFISWRAERYDLALMTDFLEHPGVKAILAVIQSREFKDQVEALGGYDLSDCGKLMWES
- a CDS encoding molybdopterin molybdotransferase MoeA, with the protein product MDVFFDVLTVSEAAAQLMINWQPQLMPGEEVDFSRALGRILAKAVLASEDVPPFDRSTVDGFAVRAADTFGASEGLPAFLDIVDDIRMGQATESKLAVGETGRIATGGMLPLGADAVVMVEHSEAVDERTVAVVKPVAPGENVIRRGEDIRQGTQLIPAGHLLRPADIGSLAAVGKTRVLVRQAPKVGIISTGDEIVPPAAVPAPGQIRDINSYSLGAAVQAAGGKPVYLGLARDEFEDVHHKVIDGLAGSDLVILSGGSSVGARDVAAKVLAQLGPPGVLVHGVALRPGKPLLIAVCQGKPVFGLPGHPVSALSTFDLFVRPAIERLLGLVLVPKPSLRARLTRNLASAPGREDHVRVRLLEEENGLAAEPVLGKSGLISTLVEAQGTIIIPPENEGLLAGAEVEVYLL